The following is a genomic window from Rhizobium sp. CC-YZS058.
GAACCCACAGCATGTGGTGGGAAACGGCGCTCGCCCTGGTCCGCTCCCAGGCGCAGCTTGCACTCGATTTCGGTGAGGGTGCCGTGCTCCTGCCTGTGACGCGCGACAGCGAGCGGCAGCGGGCCTTCGATATGATCGGCCGGGCTGTCATGCAGGGCGACGAGGCGCGGGCGATTGCCGTGCTCGATGCGGCGGCGCGCAAGGCAGGGATCGACCCCTTGTCCTTCGTCGACGCGCAGATCCTCGATGAGAGCGAGCTGCAGGCCCTTGCGCGTCACCCGCTCGCGACGATCGGAGCCCATTCCGTCAGCCACAGGGCCATGGCACGGCTTTCCCCCGCCGAACTTTACGAGGAAATTTCGGTCTCGCGCCAGGTGTTGACCGATCTGCTTGGCATGGCGCCCTCCGCCTTCGCCTTTCCCTACGGCCATCACGCGCAGGCGGGGCCGCGCGATTACCGGGCCTTACGCGAACTCGGCTTCACGATCGGCGTCACGACGGTGCAGGCGCGGCTGACCGACGCCGACCAGAAGCGTTTGACGGCCCTTCCGCGCATCAATCTCGATGGGCGCTGGCAGAAACGGCGTTATATCCGCGGGCTCGTCTCCGGCCTTGCCTTCAAACGCGGCTGAAAGTCGGGCGTATCCCTGTAAAAGGTCATTCGAGGGCTTTTCTTCGTTCGTGAAATCGTTGATGGTCGATCCGCCGGTCTGCGCGGCAGACCGGCGCTTATTTTATTCTTTTTCTATCCGATCCCGCGCGTATTCGTCGTTTCGTCAATCGCGCTCAGTATTGTGTTTTATTTCTAGATTGGACGAAGTCGCTTGGCGCTGGACACTGCGGAGAAAATCAACCCCTTCCGTCGGCGTGCCGCGGCGGGTGGCCTGCTGACGATCGGCGCCTTCGGGCTGACGGTCGTCCTGCGCTTCGGGACGAATGTCGTTCTGTCGCGGCTCGTCGCGCCGGAAATCTTCGGCATTGCGGCGATCATCAACACGCTGAAGACCGGGGTCGAGCTGATCACCGATGTCGGGATCGGCCAGAGCGTTGTGCGCAATGCCAAGGGCGGCGACCCGACCTTCTACAACACCGCCTGGACCGTGCAGGCGATGCGCGGCCTGGCGCTGTTCGTCATCCTCTTCGTGATGGCCTTTCCGCTGTCGCAGTTCTACGGCATTTCCGCCGGCGCCATCCAGCTCGGCGCCTTGACGCTGCTGCTCCTCGGCCTCTCCTCGACCTCGCTCTTCCTTCTGCAGCGCGACCTCAAGGTCGGGCGGCTGAACAGTTTCGATCTGTGCATGGATCTGGCCGGCTCGGCGCTCGTCATCCTTCTGACCTATCTCAGCCCAACGATCTGGGGTCTGGTGATCGCCAGCGTGCTTGCCGCATCCGTGCGCCTCGTGGCGAGCCACGCGATCGTGCCGCGCCACGCCCGCAACCGGTTCATGCTCGACCGGCGTCACCTGAACGAAATCCTCTCCTTCGGGAAATGGATCTTCGTCTCCTCGCTGCTGGCCTTCTTCTGCGCCAATTTCGACAAGCTCTATCTCGCCTATTCCATGCCGCTCGCCATCCTCGGCATCTACGGCATCGCCCGCAATATTGCCGATCTCCCGGTCATGCTGATGGGGCGGCTTGGTCATCTCGTGCTGTTTCCGCTGATCGCGTCGCATTCGCAGGACAGCAGCGTCGATGTGCGCGAGCAGCTCCGACCGATCCGGTTGAAGGTTCTCTCGGTGGCGGCGCTGGCCATCGGGTTCGGTGTTTCCGTGTCCGACCTTGCTGTCGATCTCGTTTATGATCCGCGGTATCAGGAGGCGGGATGGATGCTGTCCCTGTCGCTCCTCGGCGCCTGGGCCGCCATCCTGTGTACGGTCAACGAATATTCCGTGCTCGGCATGGGGCGCCCGGTCTATGGCGCGACGGCGAACCTGTTGAAGCTCGGCTGCATGCTGGTCGGTCTGCCGCTCGCCTTTGCGCTTTCCGGGCTCGAAGCGGTCATTCTGGTAATTGCCGGCTGCGAGGCCGTTCGCTACCTGCCGATCGCCATTGGCCAGCGCCGGCTTAAACTGTCGTTCCTGCGCCAGGACATCATGCTGTCGATCCTGATGCTCTGCATGGTGGCTGCCGTGCTGTCCGTTCGGCATGCGGCCGGTTACCCATATCCGCTGGAAACGATCTTTCCGGCTTTCCTTTAGGGATGACTGGACGTTTGGGGCGGGTGGATCCTTTGGTGCGTGAGGGGCGCGGCCGGTCGGGCGGCGCGAGGGAATGCGAGGGCAGGGCATGGACGGACAGTCTTCACTTGGAATCGTTGTCATCGGCCGCAATGAGGGGCAGCGCCTGATCGACTGCCTGACCTCTCTCGGTCCCCACATCGTCCGAACCATCTATGTCGATTCCGGCTCCACCGATGGCAGCGTCGCTGCGGCGGAAGGTCTGGGCGCGCGAACCCTGCGGCTGGATATGTCGGCCGGTTTCACGGCTGCACGGGCGCGCAATGCCGGCTTCGCGGCCCTGACGAGCGCCGTGCCGGAGATCACGATGGTGCAGTTCGTCGATGGCGACTGCATGGTCGATGAGGACTGGCTGGCGCGGGCCGCGCAGGAACTCGACGATCACGCGGATCTGGCCGTGGTCTGCGGACGGCGTCGCGAACGGTTTCCGGAGGCGACGATCTACAACTGGCTCTGCGACCGGGAGTGGGACACGCCGATCGGCGAGGCGGACGCCTGCGGCGGCGACGCGCTGTTCCGTCGCTCTGCCTTCGAGGCGGCGCGGGGCTATCGCGAAGACCTGGTGGCGGGCGAGGAACCGGAACTCTGCCTCCGGCTTCGCCGCCAGAACTGGAAGATCCGGCGCATCGATGCGGAGATGACGCTGCATGACGCCGCAATCACGCGCTTTCGCCAATGGTGGCGTCGGTCCGTGCGCGCCGGGCATGCCTATGCCGAGGTCTCCTGGAGATATCGCGGGTCGGCGGATGCGATCTGGACGACGAACACGCGGCGCGCGTTGCTGTGGAGCGCGCTGCTACCGGCGGCCCTGCTGCTCGCTCTTCTCGTGGGGCCCGTGGCGCTTCTTCTTCTGCTTGCCTATCCGGCGCAGATCGCCCGCCTCGCCTTGAAGGGTGGCTGGCGGGAGGCGCGGCACTGGCAGGCCGGCCTCTTCAGCGTCCTCGGCAAGTTTGCCGAGGCGGAGGGCATCGCCCGCTTCCACCTGCGGCGCCTGCAAAACCGCCGCAGCCAGTTGATCGAATACAAGAGCTGAGCACGGTGCCGGCTCAGCCGGCGTTGACGACCGAGCGTTGAAAGAGCGAGCGAAGCGTTGTCGCCAGCGTCGTCAGATCATGCATCCGCTCGACCCGGGCCCGCCCGGTCCGACCCATGGTGGCGAGCGTTTCGCTGGAGCAGGTCAGGCAGTCGGTGAAGGCCTCGGCGAGTTGTTCGTCATTGCCGGGCTCGACAAGCCAGCCACAGCTTTCATCGACCAGCTCGGGAATCCCGGCGACGCGGGTGGTGATGGCGGGGCGGGCGAGCGCCAGTGCTTCCATCAACACCACAGGCAAGCCTTCGGCATAGCTCGGCAACAGAAGCGCCCGGCTTTCGCTGATCATGCGCCGAACCTCGGGGTTGGATGCCCAGCCATGGATGGTGACCATATCCTCGACCCCATGCCGGCGAATTTCCGCCTCGATCTCAGGCCGGCTTTCCCCATCGCCGACGAGCACGACCCGCATGTTCGGGAACCGATCCTTTACCCGGGCCACGGCGGCCGGAATATGGACCTGGCCTTTGGCCGCGCAGAGACGGCCGACGCAGACGATCGACTGGTTGTGCTCGGGATCGCTCGGTTCGCTCGGCTGGAAGTCCTGAAGCCGCAGGCCGCAGCGCGCAATGGCGATCTTCGTCGCGTCCGCGGGCGTTTCCGAGAGGGCCTGCAGGCGCGAACGACAATAGTCGGAAATCGCGACCACAAAGGCCGCATTCTTGATTTTCTTCGAAAAACTGAGCCGGCCGGGGTCGATGAATTCGTCCGGACCATGCGCGGTGAAACTGTAGGCGGCGCCGCCGAGCGCATGGGCGAGCATGACGACAGACGCAGAGTTCGTGGCGTAATGGGCGTGGACATGGCGGATGCCGTGTCGCGCCGCCTGCTGCCGGAAGTAGACGGCCTGCAGCAGGTAGGCGCAATGTGGAACCACCTGCCATCCCGCATTGCGCATCAGCGTGAGCCAGAGGGGAACAGTTCGCGCGAGCCCGAGCGGGTTCGTCAGCAGCTCCTTGCCGAAGGCCGCCAGCAGCGCGCGGTGGTTGCCCGCCAGGATATAGGTCACCTTCTCCTGCTCGCGGCGGTCATTCTCGTCGACCAGCGTTCCGTCGAAGGGACGGACCGCAAAGCGGCGAATGCTGAATCCGAGCTGCTCGACGGCCTCGATCTCCCGGCGGATGAACGTGGCGCTGGGAACGGGGTAGGTGTTGAGCAGATAGGCGACGGAGGTGTCCGGTTTTACAAGGCGGGCGTCCACGTCATGCCTTCTTTGCCAGCAGCTTCTGCTTCGTCAGCAGCGTTGCATCCGGCGAGAAGACCCGCCGCATCTTGCGCGCGCGCACCCGGTTCAAGATCGCCCCGCCGAGCCTGTCCTTGACGGACGGCACGAGAGCAAGAGCGGATCTGAGTTCCGCTTCCGTTACCTTGCCCCACTGGACGACATGGAACAGGCCGTCGAGATGGTTGGACGCAGCCAGAATATCGCCGCTGGCGATCATCGGCGGGAGATCGAAGACGATGACGTCATACTGCTCCATGCCCGTGGCGAAACGATCGATGCCGCCCGACCACAGCACTTGGGAAACCTGGCCACGGTCGGCCTCGAGATCGAGCGGCAGCACGTCGTAGCTCACGCCGGCATCGCGGCAGGTGAAGGCGCTGATCGGCTGGGTCTTGCTTGCCAGGAAGGCCAGGAGGCCACGGCCGGCAGCCGGCGAAATCTCCTGGCTGATCGTCGGATTGTAGGGCTGGGCGTCGACCAGCAGCACCTTCTTGCCCGCATTGGCCATCAACGCGGCGAAATTGGTCGCCATCAGCGTCTTGCCTTCGCCGGGGAGGGTAGAGGTGAAGCCGACCATGCGAAGGCGTGCACCAAGACCCGCGCCTTCGGCGATGACCGCGGCCTGGCGGAGCGACTGCCAGAGCGGGGAAAACCTGTCCTGCAGCACCTTGTTCTTGAGCTTGTCATGTGTGCCGCGCAGCGAGGGGATCATGCCGATGCAGGCGATGCCGCTGCTGTTGCGAAGCTGCTCGGGCGAGCGGATGGTCGTGTCCAGAAGTTCGCGGACAAGGGCGACGAACACGGCGA
Proteins encoded in this region:
- a CDS encoding glycosyltransferase family A protein, with protein sequence MDGQSSLGIVVIGRNEGQRLIDCLTSLGPHIVRTIYVDSGSTDGSVAAAEGLGARTLRLDMSAGFTAARARNAGFAALTSAVPEITMVQFVDGDCMVDEDWLARAAQELDDHADLAVVCGRRRERFPEATIYNWLCDREWDTPIGEADACGGDALFRRSAFEAARGYREDLVAGEEPELCLRLRRQNWKIRRIDAEMTLHDAAITRFRQWWRRSVRAGHAYAEVSWRYRGSADAIWTTNTRRALLWSALLPAALLLALLVGPVALLLLLAYPAQIARLALKGGWREARHWQAGLFSVLGKFAEAEGIARFHLRRLQNRRSQLIEYKS
- a CDS encoding polysaccharide deacetylase family protein codes for the protein MSLSRRLRLVEPAKFAAKTIILEAASLAAGFRGSTPPGPSGLILTLHHVRPRPSEAFDPNGHLSVTPEFLDVTIAELAALGYEIIPIDALLQRLSAPDGRPFAVVTLDDGYRDNVVHALPVFERHAAPFTVFACTGFIRRTHSMWWETALALVRSQAQLALDFGEGAVLLPVTRDSERQRAFDMIGRAVMQGDEARAIAVLDAAARKAGIDPLSFVDAQILDESELQALARHPLATIGAHSVSHRAMARLSPAELYEEISVSRQVLTDLLGMAPSAFAFPYGHHAQAGPRDYRALRELGFTIGVTTVQARLTDADQKRLTALPRINLDGRWQKRRYIRGLVSGLAFKRG
- a CDS encoding oligosaccharide flippase family protein yields the protein MALDTAEKINPFRRRAAAGGLLTIGAFGLTVVLRFGTNVVLSRLVAPEIFGIAAIINTLKTGVELITDVGIGQSVVRNAKGGDPTFYNTAWTVQAMRGLALFVILFVMAFPLSQFYGISAGAIQLGALTLLLLGLSSTSLFLLQRDLKVGRLNSFDLCMDLAGSALVILLTYLSPTIWGLVIASVLAASVRLVASHAIVPRHARNRFMLDRRHLNEILSFGKWIFVSSLLAFFCANFDKLYLAYSMPLAILGIYGIARNIADLPVMLMGRLGHLVLFPLIASHSQDSSVDVREQLRPIRLKVLSVAALAIGFGVSVSDLAVDLVYDPRYQEAGWMLSLSLLGAWAAILCTVNEYSVLGMGRPVYGATANLLKLGCMLVGLPLAFALSGLEAVILVIAGCEAVRYLPIAIGQRRLKLSFLRQDIMLSILMLCMVAAVLSVRHAAGYPYPLETIFPAFL
- a CDS encoding glycosyltransferase family 4 protein, with protein sequence MDARLVKPDTSVAYLLNTYPVPSATFIRREIEAVEQLGFSIRRFAVRPFDGTLVDENDRREQEKVTYILAGNHRALLAAFGKELLTNPLGLARTVPLWLTLMRNAGWQVVPHCAYLLQAVYFRQQAARHGIRHVHAHYATNSASVVMLAHALGGAAYSFTAHGPDEFIDPGRLSFSKKIKNAAFVVAISDYCRSRLQALSETPADATKIAIARCGLRLQDFQPSEPSDPEHNQSIVCVGRLCAAKGQVHIPAAVARVKDRFPNMRVVLVGDGESRPEIEAEIRRHGVEDMVTIHGWASNPEVRRMISESRALLLPSYAEGLPVVLMEALALARPAITTRVAGIPELVDESCGWLVEPGNDEQLAEAFTDCLTCSSETLATMGRTGRARVERMHDLTTLATTLRSLFQRSVVNAG
- a CDS encoding AAA family ATPase, yielding MRHSNQTIAAAPPQSLWETATETVPSRYNWKWILQTIIGQPALIAGITAAAVLVAIVLVLLRTPTYSASTTVQVTNLRLSMSGREDAYFAESQFDPSFVDTQVQIVNSKAVAESVIDSLKIAPPPSEPGLIDTVKESIVGLLGTVVSREPEVETGETQRAAQLRAFAESLSVTRIGQSDLLDIRFTDTSATNATVIANEIAQKYIAKVDADRVDSAQSGSSWLRTRLQEVGPKARILSAAAVPTNKDGMSGLLMVIVAAMIGFTIAVFVALVRELLDTTIRSPEQLRNSSGIACIGMIPSLRGTHDKLKNKVLQDRFSPLWQSLRQAAVIAEGAGLGARLRMVGFTSTLPGEGKTLMATNFAALMANAGKKVLLVDAQPYNPTISQEISPAAGRGLLAFLASKTQPISAFTCRDAGVSYDVLPLDLEADRGQVSQVLWSGGIDRFATGMEQYDVIVFDLPPMIASGDILAASNHLDGLFHVVQWGKVTEAELRSALALVPSVKDRLGGAILNRVRARKMRRVFSPDATLLTKQKLLAKKA